A section of the Humulus lupulus chromosome 2, drHumLupu1.1, whole genome shotgun sequence genome encodes:
- the LOC133819307 gene encoding homeobox-leucine zipper protein ATHB-15-like isoform X2, whose translation MMPREMFLLQLCSGMDENAVGSCAELIFAPIDASFADDAPLLPSGFQIIPLDYGKEASSPNRTLDLASALEIRPNGTNASSDYSANNGCVRSVMTIAFEFAFESHMQEHVIHEVKKLCNTCCRYAKSERVLFHYNGHGVPKPTSSEASILVSMPKW comes from the exons ATGATGCCAAGAGAAATGTTCCTTTTGCAA cTCTGCAGTGGAATGGACGAGAATGCTGTTGGCTCTTGTGCTGAACTTATTTTTGCTCCAATTGATGCATCTTTTGCTGATGATGCACCTCTTCTGCCTTCTGGGTTCCAAATAATTCCTTTGGATTATGGGAAG GAAGCCTCCAGTCCAAATCGCACCCTAGACCTGGCTTCTGCTCTTGAAATTAGGCCAAATGGTACCAATGCTTCAAGTGATTATTCTGCAAACAATGGTTGCGTGAGATCTGTGATGACGATAGCTTTTGAATTTGCATTTGAAAGCCACATGCAAGAACATGTAATACATGAAGTGAAGAAACTTTGTAATACATGTTGTCGATATGCCAAGTCTGAGAGGGTCCTATTTCATTATAATGGCCATGGTGTGCCTAAGCCGACTTCTAGTG AAGCTTCAATCTTGGTTTCAATGCCCAAATGGTAA
- the LOC133819307 gene encoding homeobox-leucine zipper protein ATHB-15-like isoform X1 gives MMPREMFLLQLCSGMDENAVGSCAELIFAPIDASFADDAPLLPSGFQIIPLDYGKEASSPNRTLDLASALEIRPNGTNASSDYSANNGCVRSVMTIAFEFAFESHMQEHVIHEVKKLCNTCCRYAKSERVLFHYNGHGVPKPTSSGEIITFTVYFDNFILEFST, from the exons ATGATGCCAAGAGAAATGTTCCTTTTGCAA cTCTGCAGTGGAATGGACGAGAATGCTGTTGGCTCTTGTGCTGAACTTATTTTTGCTCCAATTGATGCATCTTTTGCTGATGATGCACCTCTTCTGCCTTCTGGGTTCCAAATAATTCCTTTGGATTATGGGAAG GAAGCCTCCAGTCCAAATCGCACCCTAGACCTGGCTTCTGCTCTTGAAATTAGGCCAAATGGTACCAATGCTTCAAGTGATTATTCTGCAAACAATGGTTGCGTGAGATCTGTGATGACGATAGCTTTTGAATTTGCATTTGAAAGCCACATGCAAGAACATGTAATACATGAAGTGAAGAAACTTTGTAATACATGTTGTCGATATGCCAAGTCTGAGAGGGTCCTATTTCATTATAATGGCCATGGTGTGCCTAAGCCGACTTCTAGTGGTGAAATTATAACTTTTACTGTTTATTTTGACAATTTTATTTTAGAATTTAGTACATGA
- the LOC133819308 gene encoding synaptotagmin-2-like isoform X1 translates to MSISGTESVIALPDEKTEELEQDSMHGLFECSIDVLANIDQVSSVKPHVDFGLKVLGANAMSIPGLYGFVQEMIKDQVANMYLWLKSLEVQSMDPTK, encoded by the exons ATGTCAATCTCAGGGACCGAATCTGTCATTGCATTGCCTGATGAGAAA acAGAAGAACTTGAGCAGGACTCGATGCACGGACTTTTTGAATGCTCCATTGATGTACTTGCGAATATTGATCAGGTTTCCTCTGTTAAG CCACATGTTGACTTTGGATTAAAAGTACTTGGTGCAAATGCTATGTCCATTCCTGGCCTATATGGGTTTGTCCAG GAAATGATTAAAGATCAAGTTGCAAACATGTATTTATGGCTCAAATCTCTAGAAGTACAAAGTATGGATCCAACAAAGTAA
- the LOC133819308 gene encoding synaptotagmin-2-like isoform X2: protein MSISGTESVIALPDEKTEELEQDSMHGLFECSIDVLANIDQVSSVKPHVDFGLKVLGANAMSIPGLYGFVQEMIKDQVANMYLWLKSLEVQSMDPTK from the exons ATGTCAATCTCAGGGACCGAATCTGTCATTGCATTGCCTGATGAGAAA acAGAAGAACTTGAGCAGGACTCGATGCACGGACTTTTTGAATGCTCCATTGATGTACTTGCGAATATTGATCAGGTTTCCTCTGTTAAG CCACATGTTGACTTTGGATTAAAAGTACTTGGTGCAAATGCTATGTCCATTCCTGGCCTATATGGGTTTGTCCAG GAAATGATTAAAGATCAAGTTGCAAACATGTATTTATGGCTCAAATCTCTAGAAGTACAAAGTATGGATCCAACAAA GTAA